In Camelina sativa cultivar DH55 chromosome 16, Cs, whole genome shotgun sequence, a single window of DNA contains:
- the LOC104751776 gene encoding auxin-responsive protein SAUR21 yields the protein MAIRISRVLQSSKQLLKSFSHSSNNADVPKGYLAVYVGERMQKKRFVVPLTYLSHPCFQKLLRKAEEEFGFDHPMGGLTIPCTEQIFIDLASRLRT from the coding sequence ATGGCTATCAGAATTTCTCGTGTGCTGCAATCATCAAAGCAACTTTTAAAATCGTTCTCACACTCATCAAACAATGCCGACGTTCCAAAAGGATACCTTGCGGTTTACGTAGGAGAGAGGATGCAGAAGAAGAGATTCGTGGTTCCACTGACGTACTTGAGCCACccttgttttcaaaaacttctAAGAAAAGCAGAAGAGGAGTTTGGGTTTGATCACCCAATGGGTGGCCTCACTATTCCCTGCACTGAACAAATCTTCATCGATCTTGCATCTCGCCTCAGAACTTGA
- the LOC109129711 gene encoding uncharacterized protein LOC109129711, which translates to MEPPATASYRSSRRLLFDRRYGWVVDDWKDPSEEALAGGRGMFCVVPLTKTLFQTASQSISSAVNFLDMKLQKLSNPMHNPKSSIVDTTSADSRSE; encoded by the exons ATGGAACCACCGGCCACCGCCTCCTACCGCTCCTCCAGACGGCTCCTCTTTGACCGCCGTTACGGCTGGGT GGTCGACGACTGGAAGGACCCATCGGAAGAAGCTCTCGCCGGCGGCCGAGGAAT GTTTTGTGTAGTTCCCTTGACGAAAACTCTGTTTCAGACAGCTTCACAATCA ATTAGCTCGGCTGTAAATTTTCTGGATATGAAGCTTCAAAAATTGTCAAATCCTATGCACAACCCAAAATCTAGTATCGTAGACACTACTAGTGCAGACTCAAGGTCAGAATGA